The genomic window AACACCCTGCCAATCTGTATATCTGAACTGAATCAGCCACTTTCCCGTTTTCTTGTCTTTTTGTGCCTTCATAAATCAAGCCTCCTTTGCATTATAACCAAACCATCGCTTTTCAAAGTACCCCTTCGGCACTTTCCCTGCGATTACAATAAAACCGTCTTTATCTAGCTCCTTGTTCAGCTTTCTTATAATTTTATAAGCATATCCCATAGATACACCCAACATATCTGAAAGCTCACGAGCCGTAATGTAAATTTTGTTATCCGCCATACAAATTACCTCCTCAATTTGTTGTTGCGGTGTCGCTACATTTATATTATAGCGCAGTCGCTACAACATGTCAAGGAGTAATTTTGAATTTTAATAGTTTTGTAACATTTGATGATTTTTGTTAAATGGTATGGACTTTTTTATTTTTATGTGCTATAATAATAGCGACTAAACTACAAAAGGAATGAAATATTATGACTATCGGTGAAAAAATAAAGTATTTCCGCACACGCATAGGCATAACCCAAGCAAAGTTAGCCGAGCTTTCGGGAATACACCCCGTGTCCATAAGAAAATATGAAACGAACAAAATGGTGCCGCAATCTCCGCAAATTGACAGAATAGCGGAGGCTCTCGGCATAAGCTCTTTTGCGATTGCAGGATTTGAAAATAATATAAGACTTGAAACAATAGGCGATT from Qingrenia yutianensis includes these protein-coding regions:
- a CDS encoding ICEBs1 excisionase, giving the protein MADNKIYITARELSDMLGVSMGYAYKIIRKLNKELDKDGFIVIAGKVPKGYFEKRWFGYNAKEA